The following proteins are co-located in the Aliidongia dinghuensis genome:
- a CDS encoding transposase, with protein sequence MRRRRYHSLVSRRRRLSVDEKAQIVEETLAPGSVVSTIARRHRLTPQQLFTRCREANRLALAAENAEPLLFVRARQCVVADGFNSYAIWIMFSLMTNPK encoded by the coding sequence TTGCGCCGACGTCGATATCATTCCCTTGTTTCTCGGCGTCGCCGCTTGTCGGTGGATGAGAAAGCCCAGATCGTCGAGGAGACGCTGGCGCCGGGTTCGGTTGTTTCCACGATCGCCCGGCGGCATAGGCTGACACCACAGCAGTTGTTCACCCGGTGCCGAGAGGCAAATCGCCTAGCATTGGCCGCAGAGAATGCGGAGCCTCTGCTGTTCGTGCGGGCTCGTCAATGCGTCGTAGCGGACGGTTTCAATTCTTACGCGATCTGGATTATGTTCAGCCTGATGACCAATCCAAAGTAG